DNA sequence from the Prolixibacter sp. SD074 genome:
ACATCCATCGGGGCAGCTTTTGTATATCGAATTCGTACGAAATTTCGGCTTAAACGATTCCGGAGAATCCCATGAAGGCCATCGCCAGGATACCGGCGGTAATCAGCGCAATAGGCGTTCCTTTCAAACCTTTCGGTACATTCATCAGGTCGAGGTGCTCGCGCAATCCGGCGAAAATCACCAGCGCCAGTCCAAAACCGATAGCGGTAGAGATGGCATAAACCACACCTTCTATCAGGTTAAAGTCTTTCTGAACGGTCAGAATGGCTACACCCAGAATGGCACAGTTGGTGGTAATCAACGGGAGGAAAACGCCCAGCGCCTGGTAAAGTGCCGGACTGACCTTTTTCAGGATGATTTCGACCAGCTGGACCAGTGCGGCAATCACCAGGATGAACGAAATGGTTTGCAGGTATTCTACGTGCAACGGATTCAGAATATTATATTGAATCAAATAGGTCACGATGGTTGCCAGTGTCATCACAAAGGCAACGGCCCCGGCCATACCGATGGCGGTTGACGTCTTTTTCGAAACACCGAGGAACGGGCAGATTCCGAGGAACTGTGCCAGTACGATGTTATTGACAAAAATGGCCGATATGATAATGATAATGTATTGCATAACTTATCAGGCTTTTTTGAGTTTATTGATGATGGCAATCAGGTAACCCAGCGCGATGAAGGCTCCGGGGGCCAGGATGAAAATCAGGCTACCGTAATGTTCCGGATAGATGGTCAATCCGAAAATTTTGCCGCTGCCGAGGAACTCACGAACGGTCCCTAACAACGTCAGGGCAAAGGTGAAACCGAGCCCCATGCCCAATCCGTCGATGATGGAAGACCAAACTGTGTTTTTCGATGCAAAAGCTTCGGCACGTCCCAATACGATACAGTTGACCACGATGAGCGGGATGAACAACCCGAGGCTTTCATACAACGACGGCAGGTAAGCCTGCATGGTCAGCTGGACAATGGTCACGAAGGTAGCGATGATAACGATGAAACTCGGGATACGAACTTTATCCGGGATGCCGCTTTTTACCAGTGATACCACAAAGTTGGCCATCACCAGCACAAAGGTGGTGGCCAGTCCCATGCCCATCCCGTTGATAGCAGATGAGGTGACCCCCAGTGTGGGGCACATTCCCAGCAGGAGTACAAATACCGGGTTCTCTTTCAGTAAACCTTTAGTAAAGTTTTTCATCTGATTCATGAGTTACCTCCTTTCGTTTGAGCTTTGTTTTTGGTTGTCGTCGGACCGCTCGTCCCATCCGATTCATTTTTCCAGGTATTGTAGGCCCTGCGTACAGCATCCAGAAATGCACGTGATGAAATGGTGGCCGCTGTAATGGCATCGATATCTCCACCGTCTTTCGACACGTGGAAATTAACCTTGCCGGGATTTTTCCCGATGATATCCTGTTTCGGTTTATCCTTGTTCCGGAACCATTGGCCCATTTTGGAACCCAAGCCCGGTGTTTCCTGGTGTTGCAGTACTTCGTATCCGGAAATGGTGCCGTCGGGTTTAAAGCCGACCATGACGGTAAAGTGACCAGAGAAACCTTTGTTGGTATACGTTTTAACGGCGGTTCCAACTTCGTTGCCTTGTGCATCGTACGCCGGGAATAATTCCAGGCTGTCGGGCCCGTCTTTCGGAAGTACCATCACACTTTTGCCCAGCTTGTCGAAGTTGGGAAGTACAGAGGCAATCGCTTTTTCCTGTGCCCTGGCATTGGCATTCTTGATGGCATCACGGGTCAGTTCGTTCACCAGGCCAAGCGAGGCGGACGCGATGAAGGTAACAGCAAACAGCGTTACCAGCATATTGATGAAGTTCGATTCTCTTTTAGCCATCATGCAACCCTCCCAAATCTAGTCGGTTTGACATAGGCGTTAATCAACGGGGTGAAGGCGTTCATGATAAGAATCGCGAACGAAATACCCTCGGGGTACGCCCCGAAGTTTCGGATAAGTACCGTGATGATTCCGATACCGATGCCGAAAATCAGTTTTCCCATATGCGTCATTGGCGAGCTGACCATATCAGTTGCCATGAAAATAGCTCCCAGCATGGCACCACCGGTAAACAGGTGAAACATCGGGTCCATGAAACGTTCCGGATTGGCTAACCACAGAATGCCTTCGAAAATGAAGATGGTTCCCAAAACGGCAACGGGGGTATGCCAGCTGATGATTTTCTTCCACAGCATGTAAACACCACCCAACAGCAATGCTACCGCGGAAATTTCACCCAACGAACCGCTCATATTTCCCCAGAACAGATCGAAATGACTGGGAAGTTGGGAAGTGATTTGGGGAATGGTCTCACCATTTTTCAGTCCTTCTTTCAGAAGCCCGAGAGGAGTTGCACCTGAGAAACCGTCAGCGACAACCTTGTTGGCTGTCCAGGTGGTCATCTGGACCGGGAAGGAGATGAGCAGGAACACGCGCCCTACCAATGCGGGGTTGAACGGGTTTTGTCCCAGTCCACCGAATGACATTTTTCCAACGCCAATGGCAACCAATGCTCCCAGAACAATGAGCCATACCGGCAATCCCACCGGTACGTTAAAGGCCAGCAAAATCCCGGTAACGATAGCGGAACCATCGTCGACCGTGGGCCTGACCTTCATGATATACTTTTGAATTACATATTCGAAGAATACACTCGCCGCTACGGCAGTGAGTGTCACCTTTACGCTGTCCCAGCCGAAAAACATAACCGACATGGCAAAGGCCGGTAACATGGCCAGTACCACTCCGTACATGATTTTCCGTATGGACTCATCACCCTTTATGTGCGGGGAAGGTGATACGGTTAGCAGTTTATTCATCGGTATTTTTGCTGTTTGTTTTGTCTGATTAATATTCGATTAGTTCTGTGATTTCCTTGCCCGGATGAGTTTGCTTACCGTTCCTTTTCCCAACCGGATGTAATCCAGCAACGGTCGGTTGGACGGGCAGGTGAACGAACAGGAGCCGCATTCGATGCAATCCATTACATGACGGTCTTCGCTGCGTTCCCACAGTTTCTTTTCCGACATGGTCATGAGCAGGTAGGGTTCGAGTCCCATCGGACAAACCGTCACACATTTGCCACACCGGATACAAGGTTCCACCTCGTTCCGCTTTGCTTCTTCGTCGCGGATGAGGAGAATACCGGATGTTCCTTTTGTCACCGGAACTTCCAGCGTGGTGATGGCGCGTCCCATCATCGGGCCGCCGCTAATCACTTTCCCGGTATCTTCGGGCATGCCACCGGCGGCTTCCACCAAAT
Encoded proteins:
- the rsxA gene encoding electron transport complex subunit RsxA; the encoded protein is MQYIIIIISAIFVNNIVLAQFLGICPFLGVSKKTSTAIGMAGAVAFVMTLATIVTYLIQYNILNPLHVEYLQTISFILVIAALVQLVEIILKKVSPALYQALGVFLPLITTNCAILGVAILTVQKDFNLIEGVVYAISTAIGFGLALVIFAGLREHLDLMNVPKGLKGTPIALITAGILAMAFMGFSGIV
- a CDS encoding RnfABCDGE type electron transport complex subunit E, with translation MKNFTKGLLKENPVFVLLLGMCPTLGVTSSAINGMGMGLATTFVLVMANFVVSLVKSGIPDKVRIPSFIVIIATFVTIVQLTMQAYLPSLYESLGLFIPLIVVNCIVLGRAEAFASKNTVWSSIIDGLGMGLGFTFALTLLGTVREFLGSGKIFGLTIYPEHYGSLIFILAPGAFIALGYLIAIINKLKKA
- a CDS encoding RnfABCDGE type electron transport complex subunit G → MMAKRESNFINMLVTLFAVTFIASASLGLVNELTRDAIKNANARAQEKAIASVLPNFDKLGKSVMVLPKDGPDSLELFPAYDAQGNEVGTAVKTYTNKGFSGHFTVMVGFKPDGTISGYEVLQHQETPGLGSKMGQWFRNKDKPKQDIIGKNPGKVNFHVSKDGGDIDAITAATISSRAFLDAVRRAYNTWKNESDGTSGPTTTKNKAQTKGGNS
- a CDS encoding RnfABCDGE type electron transport complex subunit D: MNKLLTVSPSPHIKGDESIRKIMYGVVLAMLPAFAMSVMFFGWDSVKVTLTAVAASVFFEYVIQKYIMKVRPTVDDGSAIVTGILLAFNVPVGLPVWLIVLGALVAIGVGKMSFGGLGQNPFNPALVGRVFLLISFPVQMTTWTANKVVADGFSGATPLGLLKEGLKNGETIPQITSQLPSHFDLFWGNMSGSLGEISAVALLLGGVYMLWKKIISWHTPVAVLGTIFIFEGILWLANPERFMDPMFHLFTGGAMLGAIFMATDMVSSPMTHMGKLIFGIGIGIITVLIRNFGAYPEGISFAILIMNAFTPLINAYVKPTRFGRVA